The Opitutales bacterium ASA1 genome window below encodes:
- a CDS encoding MotA/TolQ/ExbB proton channel family protein, whose amino-acid sequence MVSEVVDRFLRFLETGGIVLWAILVLASVLWTLLLERSYYLLVKSPGLTRRVVDQWKARRDTTSWYAKRIRLAMISEFNEDMTKSLIVAKTLVALCPLLGILGTVTGMIEVFDVMAFSGSGNARGMASGISRATLPTMSGLVVAISAISVVVRLERRAERATEKMADQLRHF is encoded by the coding sequence ATGGTCAGTGAGGTCGTCGATCGCTTTCTGCGGTTCCTGGAAACCGGCGGGATCGTCCTCTGGGCGATCCTCGTCTTGGCCTCCGTCTTGTGGACGCTGTTGCTGGAGCGTTCCTACTACTTGCTCGTGAAGTCTCCTGGTTTGACGCGCCGCGTGGTCGATCAATGGAAAGCCCGCCGCGACACCACGTCGTGGTATGCGAAGCGCATCCGCCTCGCGATGATCAGCGAGTTCAACGAGGACATGACCAAGTCTCTGATCGTGGCCAAGACACTGGTCGCCTTGTGTCCTCTGCTCGGAATCCTCGGCACGGTGACGGGTATGATCGAAGTCTTCGACGTCATGGCCTTCAGTGGCTCCGGTAACGCCCGCGGCATGGCTTCGGGTATTTCTCGCGCGACGCTTCCCACCATGTCCGGATTGGTCGTCGCGATCAGTGCGATATCGGTCGTGGTCCGTCTGGAACGACGAGCGGAACGCGCCACCGAGAAGATGGCCGACCAACTCCGACACTTCTGA
- a CDS encoding biopolymer transporter ExbD, translating into MRRKSRRRGEGADIDLTPMLDMTFIMLIFFIVTSSFVKETGIDVSRPSASTAERKERGSILIAIRENDEIWMEKQRIDVRAVRANVERMRAENPEASVVVIADKGSKNGILVQVLDQARLAGASNVSIAAENPGG; encoded by the coding sequence ATGAGACGCAAATCCCGCCGCCGCGGAGAAGGTGCCGACATCGATCTGACTCCGATGTTGGACATGACGTTCATCATGCTGATCTTCTTCATCGTGACGTCGTCGTTCGTGAAGGAAACCGGCATCGACGTGAGTCGCCCTTCGGCTTCGACGGCCGAACGCAAGGAGCGCGGGAGCATCCTCATCGCGATCCGCGAGAACGACGAGATTTGGATGGAGAAACAACGCATCGACGTGCGCGCAGTGCGGGCCAACGTCGAACGCATGCGGGCGGAGAATCCCGAGGCCAGCGTCGTCGTCATCGCCGACAAGGGGTCGAAGAACGGAATCCTCGTGCAGGTGCTCGATCAGGCGCGCCTAGCCGGGGCCAGCAACGTCTCGATCGCGGCCGAGAATCCAGGCGGCTGA